One genomic region from Bacillus sp. SLBN-46 encodes:
- a CDS encoding DUF2515 family protein, which produces MNHLTIQEQTIIRQIIHETNKKNIDNVSRTEAYFTYFKKNPDIIWSFLASMVSRNGGWNMCDLEGHIFPHLLAEKVRKQLFLTYERANWLIFHDVFPQLLLYEYSTKINRPMFHLLPYFHVSSFIQIEWQRYWINNDKERLTRALIINEQNVIHTPVIEHPVYKKKVFHSMIFSFQDWLHFSCVLFPTCGGEVYGASVNGFKSLSKRINLGKRLASILFHPRLFPYFLEFAEKTPHTGSRYDYEKYFKNKTERRTPVLRATFPVIEHHQHSYKDWSLERRVSPVWLYFPARHRHPIHLTDWYYKKSHQLQLMLSLHQVLQLKKWE; this is translated from the coding sequence ATGAATCACCTAACGATACAGGAACAAACAATCATTCGTCAAATTATACATGAAACGAATAAGAAAAACATCGATAACGTATCAAGAACAGAAGCCTATTTTACATATTTTAAGAAAAATCCTGATATCATTTGGTCCTTTCTTGCAAGCATGGTTTCAAGAAACGGCGGATGGAATATGTGTGATCTCGAGGGACACATATTTCCGCATCTTTTAGCAGAAAAAGTGAGGAAACAGCTTTTCCTTACGTACGAGAGAGCTAACTGGCTTATTTTTCATGACGTTTTTCCACAATTGCTGCTCTATGAATATTCGACGAAAATAAATCGGCCAATGTTTCATTTACTTCCTTATTTCCATGTATCTTCTTTTATACAAATTGAGTGGCAGAGATACTGGATTAATAATGATAAGGAAAGGCTCACAAGGGCTTTGATAATTAATGAGCAAAATGTGATCCATACACCTGTGATTGAGCATCCTGTATATAAGAAAAAGGTCTTTCATTCTATGATTTTTTCTTTTCAGGATTGGCTTCATTTTAGCTGTGTCCTGTTTCCTACTTGCGGGGGGGAAGTGTATGGTGCAAGTGTTAATGGATTTAAATCATTATCGAAGAGAATAAATTTAGGTAAGAGATTGGCGAGTATCCTTTTTCATCCAAGGTTGTTCCCATACTTTTTGGAGTTTGCTGAGAAAACACCGCATACTGGATCAAGATATGATTATGAAAAGTATTTTAAGAATAAAACAGAGAGAAGGACTCCAGTACTTAGGGCCACCTTTCCAGTAATTGAACATCATCAGCATTCTTACAAGGACTGGAGCTTAGAGAGGCGAGTATCTCCAGTTTGGTTGTATTTCCCTGCCCGCCATCGACATCCGATACATCTTACAGATTGGTATTATAAAAAATCACATCAGCTTCAATTAATGCTGTCACTCCATCAAGTATTGCAATTGAAAAAGTGGGAATAA
- a CDS encoding YppF family protein: MDIHELKSKFIQSRDYQTDDVNALMDFAKKAYIHNEISIKEYRLLVRELENQGAVIPKTESENSLIENS, encoded by the coding sequence ATGGACATTCACGAATTAAAAAGCAAATTTATTCAAAGTCGGGACTATCAAACAGATGACGTTAACGCATTAATGGATTTTGCTAAGAAAGCGTATATTCATAACGAAATTAGCATTAAAGAATATCGCCTACTTGTCCGTGAACTTGAAAATCAAGGTGCGGTAATACCTAAGACAGAAAGCGAAAACTCCCTCATCGAAAATTCATAA
- a CDS encoding Hsp20/alpha crystallin family protein — translation MSSMLPEDKNNGKKPLPEPFRELFKSMNDFFTEKPVRGFLQSIDDFFKTPFPVGSGFHVETVETGKEYIITAELPGVKREQINLNITGNYLTISVENKELETEEDDINKLYRQRITRQHTSRTISLPHAINEKMVKASYRDGLLQIKIPQEKGKMIEIED, via the coding sequence ATGTCATCTATGCTGCCTGAAGATAAAAATAACGGAAAGAAACCATTGCCTGAGCCTTTTAGGGAATTATTTAAATCGATGAATGATTTCTTCACTGAAAAACCAGTAAGGGGATTTTTACAATCAATTGATGATTTCTTTAAAACTCCTTTTCCAGTTGGATCTGGTTTTCATGTAGAAACGGTTGAAACCGGAAAAGAATATATCATCACAGCTGAACTTCCTGGGGTAAAAAGAGAGCAAATCAATTTAAATATTACGGGAAATTACTTAACCATATCAGTAGAAAATAAAGAGCTAGAAACAGAAGAGGACGACATAAATAAACTATATCGCCAAAGAATTACTCGACAGCACACATCCAGGACCATTTCACTTCCACATGCAATCAATGAAAAAATGGTAAAAGCCTCCTACAGGGACGGCTTACTACAAATTAAAATCCCGCAAGAAAAAGGAAAGATGATCGAAATTGAAGATTAA
- a CDS encoding Crp/Fnr family transcriptional regulator, with the protein MKIETIKKVLSEFSLFRELNDLELTKITDIAIARDWKKQSHVFLQGDPLENVYFIYDGKIKIYKSDINGKEQIVAIAKKGEMFPHVGFFRKGDYPAYAEVIEPTTLIAVPISKFESVLIENPELCIKVFKVLGEKIVDLQNRLEEQILNNTYEQIIKLIIRLAQKHGQEKGDGTILLKSEFTNKDLANMIGTTRETISRTLTKMKKDELIEVDEEGNMIVDIEILMEEIHLI; encoded by the coding sequence ATGAAAATAGAAACAATTAAGAAAGTTCTTTCGGAATTCTCGCTTTTTCGAGAATTAAATGATCTGGAATTAACAAAAATAACTGACATCGCTATTGCCCGAGATTGGAAAAAACAGAGCCATGTGTTCCTTCAAGGTGACCCGCTTGAAAATGTTTATTTTATTTATGATGGCAAAATAAAAATTTACAAAAGTGATATTAATGGGAAAGAACAAATTGTAGCCATAGCAAAAAAAGGAGAAATGTTTCCTCATGTTGGTTTTTTTAGAAAAGGAGATTACCCAGCTTATGCTGAAGTAATCGAACCAACAACACTAATTGCTGTTCCCATATCAAAATTTGAATCTGTGCTTATAGAAAACCCTGAACTATGTATTAAAGTGTTTAAGGTACTTGGTGAAAAAATTGTAGATTTACAAAACCGATTAGAAGAGCAAATTTTGAATAATACGTATGAACAGATTATCAAGCTGATCATTCGTCTTGCACAAAAGCACGGTCAAGAAAAAGGTGATGGAACCATTCTATTAAAATCAGAATTCACCAATAAGGACTTGGCCAACATGATTGGTACCACACGGGAAACTATCAGCCGAACACTCACTAAGATGAAGAAGGATGAACTAATCGAAGTAGATGAAGAAGGCAATATGATTGTTGACATAGAAATACTAATGGAAGAAATTCATTTAATTTAA
- a CDS encoding DUF1273 domain-containing protein — translation MKVLAISGYKPFELGIFKKDHPSVQYIKAAFKKALIPIVEQGLEWVLISGQLGAELWAAEVLFELQTDYPELKLAVITPFLDQQASWNENNKEWYESVLSRADFIDSVTKKGYEKPWQFRLKNQFFIEKSDGILLFFDLEKEGSPKYLYDMAIQFQKNHEYPVELITFYDLQTIVEEEQLKQMDY, via the coding sequence ATTAAAGTGCTTGCGATTTCAGGATATAAACCATTTGAATTAGGAATTTTTAAGAAGGATCACCCATCTGTCCAATATATTAAAGCGGCTTTTAAGAAGGCTTTAATACCAATTGTGGAACAAGGATTAGAATGGGTATTAATTAGCGGACAATTGGGAGCTGAATTATGGGCAGCAGAAGTTTTGTTTGAATTACAAACGGATTATCCTGAGCTTAAACTGGCAGTCATTACCCCTTTCCTTGACCAGCAAGCATCCTGGAACGAAAATAACAAAGAATGGTACGAATCCGTTCTTTCTAGAGCGGATTTTATTGATTCTGTAACAAAAAAGGGATATGAAAAACCATGGCAATTTAGATTAAAAAATCAATTTTTTATTGAAAAGAGCGACGGTATTCTCCTGTTTTTTGATCTGGAAAAAGAGGGAAGCCCTAAATACCTATATGATATGGCTATACAATTTCAAAAAAATCACGAGTACCCTGTAGAGTTAATTACGTTTTACGATTTACAAACGATTGTCGAAGAAGAACAATTAAAACAAATGGATTATTAG
- a CDS encoding DUF1798 family protein, with product MLEEIFHLTEKLLNYNQLFMKYYQEGRNTGIKYEFNDVIKPFSDEVKGINDEWKKEMKKWLTVTDHKHLHLKQIDTTSEHIEQLSIQAFFPETSRTRFLNAHRTVDYFLQEVIKELKK from the coding sequence ATGTTAGAAGAAATTTTCCATTTAACAGAAAAGCTTTTGAATTATAACCAATTATTCATGAAATATTACCAGGAAGGACGGAATACAGGCATAAAGTATGAATTTAACGATGTAATTAAACCATTTTCAGATGAAGTGAAAGGCATAAATGACGAGTGGAAAAAGGAAATGAAAAAATGGCTGACAGTGACCGATCATAAACATCTTCATTTAAAGCAAATTGACACTACATCAGAACATATTGAACAATTATCCATTCAAGCCTTCTTTCCTGAAACTAGTAGAACAAGGTTTTTAAATGCGCATCGTACAGTAGACTATTTCTTGCAGGAAGTTATAAAAGAATTAAAGAAATAG
- the gpsB gene encoding cell division regulator GpsB, whose translation MLSDKVKLTAKDILEKEFKTGVRGYKQEDVDKFLDLIIKDYETFHQEIEDLQQENLRLRKQVEDSSKRQPVAQPAGTTNFDILKRLSNLEKHVFGNKLYD comes from the coding sequence ATGCTTTCCGATAAAGTTAAGTTAACGGCTAAGGATATTTTAGAAAAAGAGTTCAAGACTGGTGTACGTGGTTATAAACAAGAAGACGTTGATAAATTTTTAGATTTAATAATTAAGGATTATGAAACTTTTCATCAGGAAATCGAGGATTTACAGCAAGAAAATCTTAGACTTCGTAAACAAGTAGAAGATAGTTCGAAAAGACAGCCAGTGGCACAACCTGCTGGAACGACCAACTTTGATATTTTAAAGCGATTATCTAACTTAGAAAAACATGTTTTTGGCAATAAACTCTACGATTAA
- a CDS encoding CotD family spore coat protein, which yields MYLGTNFMPPVIHPTQQIVNHTFSTTVVPHIHPVHTTTVNHHMYQHKHFCPQTASCCEEECNQHINCCNPCAPGVMPAAMPAPNAVPGMGMGAPGFAPGGPGFGPGGPGFGPGGPGFAPGGPGFGPGAPGFAPGPFMGPRP from the coding sequence ATGTATTTAGGAACTAATTTTATGCCGCCAGTCATTCATCCGACACAACAAATTGTGAACCACACATTTTCAACAACGGTGGTGCCACATATTCATCCAGTACACACTACAACTGTAAATCACCATATGTACCAACATAAACACTTCTGCCCACAAACAGCGTCATGTTGCGAAGAGGAATGTAATCAGCATATTAACTGCTGTAACCCATGTGCACCAGGTGTTATGCCAGCTGCAATGCCTGCTCCGAATGCCGTGCCAGGTATGGGAATGGGAGCCCCAGGTTTTGCGCCAGGAGGCCCAGGCTTTGGACCAGGAGGCCCTGGTTTTGGACCAGGAGGTCCAGGTTTTGCGCCAGGAGGCCCGGGCTTTGGACCAGGTGCCCCAGGCTTTGCCCCAGGACCATTCATGGGACCTCGTCCTTAA
- a CDS encoding ribonuclease H-like domain-containing protein — MSLKNKLNRLKPHLSAGVTGEVKKPLPTEIPIKEVPYRERWEQVGVFPYFMDQDYCLIREVKYPLSQKHGHYCFRDFLTAVDVWNKQSINHPLSAQGHHAEELFFFDTETTGLGGGVGNTIFLLGYASFSGEELILRQHILPHPGAEVPLYQSFLENVNYRTLVTYNGKSFDWPQVKTRHMLVREHVPKLPKFGHFDLFHAARRLWKHKLERLKLSIVEKEVLGVERVDDIPGFLAPMIYFDFIESNQPDGMLGILKHNEVDILSLVTLYTHLTFQLCGIDKNQTRAESYEVGRWFSNLGEKQEAEKVLTKLTTERDVTSFQAKLTLAYQSKKERNWEQARLLFEDVVESGVEEMMLIACVELAKIFEHRHKEYRRAIEYCQKAIYLRNQSENLKSLKGQISLEQLENRFKRLERKFAKFPR; from the coding sequence ATGTCTTTAAAAAACAAGTTGAATCGGCTAAAACCTCATTTATCAGCAGGAGTAACAGGAGAGGTTAAAAAACCTCTTCCAACGGAGATTCCGATCAAAGAAGTTCCTTACAGGGAACGATGGGAGCAAGTAGGTGTTTTTCCGTATTTTATGGATCAGGATTACTGTTTAATTAGAGAAGTGAAATATCCACTTTCCCAGAAGCATGGACACTACTGTTTTCGTGATTTTCTTACCGCTGTTGATGTATGGAATAAACAGTCCATTAATCATCCCTTGTCAGCACAAGGACATCACGCGGAGGAATTATTCTTTTTTGACACAGAGACAACAGGTCTTGGTGGTGGAGTGGGGAATACAATCTTTTTGCTTGGATATGCTAGTTTTTCTGGAGAAGAGCTGATTCTGAGGCAACATATTCTTCCCCATCCGGGAGCGGAGGTTCCTTTATACCAAAGCTTTTTGGAAAACGTCAATTATAGAACGTTAGTTACCTATAATGGAAAATCGTTTGATTGGCCACAGGTGAAAACAAGACACATGCTTGTGAGAGAGCATGTACCTAAGCTACCGAAATTTGGACATTTTGATTTATTCCATGCTGCAAGAAGGTTATGGAAACACAAATTGGAGCGCTTAAAATTGTCAATAGTCGAAAAAGAGGTATTGGGTGTTGAAAGAGTAGATGATATTCCAGGGTTTTTAGCGCCGATGATTTATTTTGATTTTATTGAAAGTAATCAACCTGATGGGATGCTTGGTATATTAAAACATAATGAAGTGGACATTCTTTCACTCGTTACATTGTATACACATTTAACCTTTCAATTATGTGGAATCGATAAAAATCAGACGAGGGCTGAGTCATATGAGGTGGGTCGTTGGTTTTCCAACCTAGGAGAGAAGCAAGAAGCTGAAAAAGTGTTGACCAAGCTTACTACAGAGAGAGATGTTACATCCTTTCAAGCAAAGCTTACTCTTGCGTACCAATCGAAAAAAGAACGTAATTGGGAGCAAGCTCGGTTATTGTTCGAGGATGTTGTCGAATCTGGTGTGGAAGAGATGATGTTAATAGCTTGTGTAGAGTTAGCGAAAATTTTTGAACATAGACATAAAGAGTACCGACGTGCAATTGAATATTGCCAAAAAGCGATATACCTACGAAATCAATCGGAAAATCTAAAGTCTTTGAAGGGTCAAATATCCTTGGAGCAGCTTGAAAACAGGTTTAAACGTTTAGAACGAAAATTTGCGAAATTTCCCAGGTAA
- the hcp gene encoding hydroxylamine reductase — MFCYQCEQTPSGGCKVIGVCGKDETIASLQDTIIFGLKGIAAYRTHANQLGYTDAFVDATTHEALYLTLTNSNFNVQEHIDMAMKVGQAAVRVMGMLDEAHTNRLGIPEPIRVSQNKIEGKCIVVTGHNLFALEELLKQTEGKGINIYTHSEMLPAHGYPALKKYTHLKGNIGKAWYDQRRLFEAFPGAILATTNCVMPIKGTYADRMFTYEVAGLENVEKIVNDDFSPLIERALELPEAAVDSNETLLTGFHHETVLGLAPEVIEAVKAGKIKRFFVIAGCDAPGHGGDYYRELATSLPPEAVILTTSCGKFRFNDVDYGVVPGTNIPRYIDLGQCNNSGSTVKIAMALADAFECEINELPVSIVLSWFEQKAVAILLGLFSLGIRDIRIGPKPPEFISEGVLQVLQETFNLKLIGTAKEDMEEMLQLAVK; from the coding sequence ATGTTCTGTTATCAGTGTGAACAAACACCATCAGGTGGTTGTAAAGTTATTGGAGTATGTGGAAAAGATGAAACTATTGCCAGTTTACAAGATACCATTATTTTTGGATTAAAAGGTATTGCAGCTTATCGCACACATGCTAATCAACTGGGATATACAGATGCTTTTGTAGATGCAACCACACATGAGGCATTATACTTAACGTTAACCAATTCTAACTTTAACGTGCAGGAACATATCGACATGGCGATGAAAGTAGGGCAGGCAGCTGTCCGTGTGATGGGAATGCTTGATGAAGCCCATACCAATCGTCTAGGCATTCCAGAACCTATCCGTGTAAGTCAAAATAAAATTGAGGGTAAATGTATTGTTGTTACTGGACATAATCTTTTTGCATTAGAAGAGTTATTAAAGCAAACAGAAGGAAAGGGCATAAATATATATACCCACTCTGAAATGTTGCCCGCTCATGGTTATCCTGCATTAAAGAAATATACCCATTTAAAAGGTAATATCGGTAAAGCATGGTATGATCAGCGCCGCCTTTTTGAGGCATTTCCTGGAGCTATACTGGCAACTACTAACTGTGTTATGCCTATTAAAGGGACTTATGCGGATAGAATGTTCACATATGAAGTGGCCGGGCTAGAGAATGTAGAAAAAATTGTGAACGATGACTTTTCTCCTTTAATTGAGAGAGCATTAGAGCTTCCTGAAGCAGCAGTAGATTCAAATGAGACATTACTAACAGGGTTTCATCATGAAACGGTTTTAGGTTTAGCACCTGAGGTAATAGAGGCGGTAAAAGCAGGGAAGATTAAGCGGTTCTTTGTTATTGCTGGATGTGATGCTCCTGGGCATGGAGGTGATTATTACCGTGAACTGGCAACATCCCTGCCACCAGAAGCAGTTATTTTAACCACCTCTTGTGGAAAATTCCGCTTTAATGATGTGGATTATGGGGTTGTTCCTGGGACAAATATTCCAAGATACATTGATCTTGGGCAATGTAATAACTCCGGTTCAACGGTGAAAATTGCAATGGCATTAGCTGATGCCTTCGAATGTGAAATTAACGAGCTTCCCGTAAGTATTGTATTATCTTGGTTTGAACAAAAAGCGGTTGCTATTCTTCTTGGACTTTTCAGCTTAGGTATCCGAGATATCCGCATTGGACCTAAACCGCCAGAATTTATTTCTGAAGGAGTTCTTCAGGTCCTCCAAGAAACATTTAACTTAAAATTAATTGGTACGGCAAAAGAAGATATGGAAGAAATGCTTCAGCTTGCTGTAAAATAA
- a CDS encoding DEAD/DEAH box helicase, translating into MYGKKSLQEMLIELKLNEDFKENIVTWHTIPEKPAQSVSLPDELNPVLKQSLKTKGIEQLYTHQKSAYEKTMGGKSIVAVTPTASGKTLCYNLPVLQSILQNPNSRALYLFPTKALAQDQKSEINEIIHAAGVNINSYTYDGDTPANIRQRVRQAGHVVITNPDMLHSAILPHHTKWVSLFENLKFIVVDELHTYRGVFGSHVANVIRRLKRICRYYGSNPVFICTSATIANPLELAEKLTEEKMCLIDNNGAPSGRKHFLFYNPPIVNKPLNIRRSATLEVRKIAGELLKNKIQTIIFARSRVRVEIILTYLQELVKNQLGDKSIMGYRGGYLPTERRKIEKGLRSGEIYGVVSTNALELGVDIGQLQVCIMTGYPGTISSAWQQAGRAGRRHGEALVIMVASSSPLDQYIIQNPAYFLEKSPETARINPDNLIILIDHMKCAAYELPFKAGEQFGTVGTEELLEYLTEERVLYQNGDKWFWMNDSFPAHNISLRSASQENVIIVDQSDVANVKVIGEMDRFSAMTLLHDEAIYLHQGNQYQVEKLDWEEKKAFVREVDVDYFTDANLAVQLKVLEVDKLLPLQEAEIGFGDVSVRAMATIFKKIKFETHENIGSGPIHLPEEELHTNAAWISLNRSLGEMGHERLEQGLIGTAHALRSIAPLFVMADPQDIHVIPQVKADHNEKPTIFFYDRYPGGIGLSEKLYTGMSKVFIETKNMINRCQCESGCPSCIGTDTVSETAKKDALNILEAFLRVSEIDKDVESCL; encoded by the coding sequence ATGTATGGAAAGAAAAGCCTGCAAGAAATGTTAATAGAATTGAAATTAAATGAAGATTTTAAAGAAAATATTGTTACTTGGCATACGATCCCTGAAAAACCAGCACAATCTGTTTCACTCCCAGATGAGCTGAACCCGGTGTTGAAACAATCATTAAAAACAAAGGGAATAGAGCAACTATATACCCATCAAAAATCAGCCTATGAGAAAACTATGGGTGGGAAAAGTATCGTTGCTGTTACACCGACGGCTTCAGGGAAAACCCTTTGCTATAACCTTCCAGTTCTCCAATCGATTCTACAGAATCCTAATTCGAGAGCATTGTATTTATTCCCTACTAAAGCACTCGCTCAGGACCAAAAAAGTGAAATAAATGAAATTATTCATGCAGCAGGGGTAAATATTAATAGTTATACGTATGATGGCGATACACCTGCTAATATTCGCCAAAGGGTAAGGCAGGCAGGACATGTAGTGATTACAAATCCTGATATGCTTCACTCAGCGATCCTCCCGCATCACACAAAATGGGTGTCTCTTTTTGAAAACCTAAAATTCATTGTTGTTGATGAACTCCATACGTATCGAGGAGTGTTTGGAAGTCATGTTGCCAATGTAATTAGAAGATTGAAGAGAATTTGTCGTTACTACGGAAGCAACCCAGTTTTTATTTGTACATCTGCAACCATTGCAAACCCATTAGAACTTGCGGAGAAATTAACAGAAGAAAAAATGTGTCTTATTGATAATAACGGTGCACCAAGTGGTAGAAAGCATTTTCTCTTTTATAATCCCCCCATTGTAAACAAGCCGTTAAATATTAGAAGAAGTGCAACTCTAGAAGTGCGAAAAATAGCGGGAGAATTGTTGAAAAATAAAATTCAAACGATTATTTTTGCGAGAAGTAGAGTAAGAGTTGAGATCATCCTGACATATTTGCAGGAGTTGGTAAAGAATCAGTTAGGGGACAAGTCCATAATGGGCTATCGAGGAGGATATCTTCCAACAGAAAGAAGAAAAATTGAGAAGGGGCTGCGCTCAGGAGAGATATATGGTGTTGTCAGCACAAATGCACTTGAATTAGGAGTTGATATTGGCCAACTCCAAGTCTGCATTATGACAGGTTATCCAGGAACTATTTCCAGCGCTTGGCAGCAGGCAGGAAGGGCAGGAAGGCGTCATGGAGAGGCTCTTGTTATTATGGTAGCGAGTTCAAGCCCACTTGATCAATATATCATTCAAAACCCTGCATACTTTTTGGAAAAGAGCCCAGAGACAGCTAGGATAAATCCTGATAACCTGATTATCTTGATTGACCATATGAAATGCGCTGCCTACGAGCTGCCATTTAAAGCAGGAGAACAGTTTGGTACTGTTGGGACGGAAGAACTATTGGAGTATTTAACAGAGGAAAGAGTTCTATATCAGAATGGGGATAAATGGTTCTGGATGAATGATTCATTCCCTGCACATAATATTAGTTTGCGATCGGCATCTCAAGAGAATGTGATAATTGTTGATCAATCGGATGTCGCAAATGTGAAAGTAATTGGAGAAATGGACCGTTTCTCGGCCATGACACTCCTACATGATGAGGCCATCTATCTGCATCAAGGTAACCAATACCAAGTGGAAAAATTGGATTGGGAAGAAAAGAAGGCGTTCGTGAGGGAAGTGGACGTAGACTATTTTACTGATGCTAATTTAGCCGTTCAATTAAAAGTATTAGAAGTCGACAAACTTCTACCATTACAGGAGGCAGAAATAGGTTTTGGTGATGTAAGTGTAAGGGCTATGGCAACAATCTTTAAAAAAATAAAATTTGAAACACACGAAAATATCGGGTCCGGCCCCATCCATCTTCCAGAAGAGGAGCTTCATACGAATGCGGCTTGGATATCACTAAATAGATCACTTGGTGAAATGGGGCATGAGAGGCTTGAACAAGGTCTGATTGGTACTGCACATGCACTGAGGTCTATCGCTCCTCTGTTTGTAATGGCTGACCCACAAGACATCCATGTGATACCACAAGTAAAAGCGGATCATAATGAAAAGCCAACCATATTTTTCTATGATCGTTATCCCGGTGGAATTGGCTTAAGTGAAAAATTATATACTGGCATGTCAAAGGTGTTCATAGAAACAAAAAACATGATTAATCGGTGTCAATGTGAATCAGGATGTCCATCATGTATTGGAACAGATACAGTAAGTGAGACAGCTAAAAAGGATGCCTTAAACATTCTTGAAGCATTCCTTCGTGTTTCGGAAATAGACAAGGATGTGGAGTCATGTCTTTAA
- a CDS encoding class I SAM-dependent RNA methyltransferase: MEKYQLIATAAMGLEALVAKEVRLLGYDCEVENGKVIYTGDESAIARSNLWLRTADRIKIKVGEFKAYTFDELFEKTKALPWEKFLPEDAEFPVIGKSVKSKLFSVSDCQAIVKKAVVERLKKHYKRSTWFEENGALYRIEVALLKDVATITIDASGQGLHKRGYRIDQGEAPLKETLAAALVMLTNWKADRPFMDPFCGSGTIPIEAAMIGQNIAPGFNREFVSEGWNWIPQKVWDVARSEAEDLANYDQPLDILGTDIDHRMVKIAQENAFEAGFGDLISFKQMQVRDISTPKEYGVIVGNPPYGERLGEKKAVEQMYKEMGQAFSKLDTWSIYILTSNEEFEQFYGKPATKKRKLFNGFIRTDLYQYWGKRPPRQEELK, encoded by the coding sequence ATGGAAAAATATCAATTAATCGCCACTGCGGCGATGGGGCTTGAAGCACTAGTTGCAAAAGAAGTTAGGTTATTAGGGTATGACTGTGAGGTTGAAAATGGAAAGGTAATCTACACTGGAGATGAATCTGCGATTGCACGCAGTAATTTATGGCTGAGAACAGCAGACCGAATAAAAATTAAGGTTGGAGAATTTAAGGCCTATACCTTTGATGAATTATTCGAGAAGACAAAAGCACTTCCGTGGGAAAAATTCCTTCCAGAGGATGCTGAATTTCCTGTAATCGGGAAATCAGTCAAATCAAAGCTATTTAGTGTTTCTGACTGCCAGGCAATTGTTAAAAAAGCTGTTGTCGAACGGCTGAAAAAACATTATAAGCGAAGTACCTGGTTTGAAGAGAATGGTGCTCTTTACCGTATTGAAGTTGCTTTGCTAAAGGATGTTGCTACCATAACGATTGATGCTAGTGGCCAGGGGCTTCATAAACGAGGATACCGTATTGATCAAGGGGAGGCTCCATTAAAGGAGACACTTGCAGCTGCCCTTGTTATGCTTACAAATTGGAAAGCTGACCGTCCGTTCATGGATCCATTTTGCGGCTCAGGAACGATTCCAATTGAAGCTGCCATGATTGGGCAAAATATAGCACCAGGCTTTAATAGAGAATTTGTTTCAGAAGGCTGGAATTGGATCCCTCAGAAGGTATGGGATGTGGCACGGAGTGAAGCGGAAGATTTGGCGAATTATGATCAGCCGTTAGATATTTTAGGTACAGATATTGATCACCGAATGGTAAAAATCGCCCAAGAGAACGCATTTGAGGCTGGTTTTGGGGACCTCATTTCGTTTAAGCAAATGCAAGTAAGAGATATTTCAACACCGAAGGAATATGGTGTAATAGTTGGAAATCCTCCTTATGGTGAAAGACTAGGAGAGAAGAAGGCTGTTGAACAAATGTATAAGGAAATGGGTCAAGCATTCAGTAAGTTAGATACGTGGTCGATTTACATTTTGACTTCAAATGAAGAGTTTGAGCAATTTTACGGAAAACCAGCTACAAAGAAAAGAAAGCTTTTCAATGGTTTTATTAGAACAGACCTATATCAATACTGGGGAAAGCGTCCACCAAGACAAGAGGAATTGAAGTAA
- a CDS encoding YppG family protein, which yields MPQNAPYQSQPYSQKDSQFLFQNPLQPKEEMNPPQSYMPMNGYPMMNPYPKSNMIPKQPGGVQSLLNSFKSQDGSVDFTKMVNTAGQMMNAVNQVSSLVKGFGGIFKV from the coding sequence GTGCCACAAAATGCGCCATACCAGAGTCAACCATATTCTCAAAAGGATTCGCAATTTCTTTTCCAGAACCCGTTGCAGCCAAAGGAGGAAATGAATCCTCCCCAATCCTACATGCCTATGAATGGATACCCGATGATGAATCCTTATCCAAAATCAAATATGATTCCTAAACAACCAGGTGGGGTACAATCATTATTAAATTCCTTTAAATCACAAGATGGATCGGTAGATTTTACGAAAATGGTTAATACTGCAGGACAAATGATGAATGCTGTCAATCAAGTATCATCGCTTGTAAAAGGATTTGGTGGGATATTTAAAGTATGA